In the genome of Candidatus Baltobacteraceae bacterium, one region contains:
- a CDS encoding alpha/beta hydrolase-fold protein, translated as MIAAPLLALLVNVSFPASVHSAPITGRVYVVLTKSDKLDPRIQVLSPEESPPFFAADVSALAPGHDTVIDGSSEGYPLASINDVPAGDYYAEAFVDIYVRYHRADGHVIWAHEQWAPQIFSLDPGNLHSAIQRVHIDAAHHATLRFVMNQVISEKDIANLLGGPGYDSDTPWIKHIRILSPSLTKFWGSPIYLGATILLPKGYASHPNSRYPVVYNQGHFYDRIPWEFTTDNSTETPAAAAAGKRAGIGTGYEFYEAWNSDHFPRFLLITFQHPCPFFDDSYAVNGANCGPFGDALMNELIPYLETHFRVLREARARFTEGGSTGGWESLALILQHPTFFGHAYVFDPDPIDFSAFQLDDLYTDASGWFAPAPPDDPWHRYPRYFSRMPNGQNLATEQELSRYELAMGSHGRSEYQLDGWWAIFDPAGPDGYPKPLWNMRTGVIDKSVVQYARDHGYDLVAYMKAQWPKIGPDLTGKLRFFVGDMDSYFLNLAVYKAQDFLQSVTPNPKATFEYGRPMKGHGWHPMTWAALLEMMARDVRNATPAGVSNAEWNY; from the coding sequence GTGATCGCGGCGCCTCTCCTCGCGTTGCTCGTGAACGTCAGTTTCCCCGCGTCGGTACATTCGGCACCGATCACCGGACGTGTCTACGTCGTCCTGACGAAAAGCGATAAACTCGATCCACGCATCCAAGTTCTCTCGCCGGAAGAATCGCCGCCGTTCTTTGCCGCCGACGTGAGCGCGCTTGCCCCGGGGCACGACACGGTGATCGACGGATCGAGCGAGGGCTATCCGCTCGCGAGCATCAATGACGTGCCGGCCGGCGATTACTACGCCGAGGCGTTCGTCGACATCTACGTTCGCTATCATCGCGCCGACGGCCATGTCATCTGGGCGCACGAACAGTGGGCGCCACAGATCTTTTCTCTCGACCCCGGCAATCTCCACAGCGCGATCCAACGCGTGCACATCGATGCGGCGCACCACGCCACCCTGCGTTTCGTGATGAATCAGGTCATCTCGGAGAAAGACATTGCCAACCTGCTCGGCGGACCCGGCTACGACAGCGACACGCCGTGGATCAAACACATTCGCATCCTCAGCCCCTCGCTCACGAAGTTCTGGGGAAGCCCGATCTATCTGGGCGCGACGATCCTTTTGCCAAAAGGGTATGCATCGCATCCGAACTCGCGCTATCCGGTCGTCTACAACCAAGGACATTTCTACGATCGGATACCCTGGGAGTTCACGACCGACAACAGCACCGAGACACCCGCCGCGGCGGCCGCCGGCAAACGCGCGGGGATCGGGACCGGCTACGAGTTCTACGAAGCCTGGAACTCGGATCATTTTCCGCGCTTCCTGCTGATCACGTTCCAGCACCCCTGCCCGTTCTTCGACGACTCGTACGCGGTCAACGGTGCGAACTGCGGTCCGTTCGGCGACGCGCTGATGAATGAGTTGATTCCCTATCTCGAAACGCATTTTCGCGTGTTGCGCGAAGCGCGAGCGCGCTTCACCGAAGGCGGATCGACCGGCGGGTGGGAGTCGCTAGCGCTGATCTTGCAGCACCCCACGTTCTTCGGTCACGCGTACGTCTTCGATCCGGACCCGATCGATTTCAGCGCTTTCCAGCTCGACGATCTCTACACCGACGCGAGCGGCTGGTTCGCGCCCGCGCCGCCGGACGATCCTTGGCATCGCTACCCGCGCTATTTTTCGCGCATGCCCAACGGGCAGAACCTCGCGACCGAACAGGAGTTGAGCCGATACGAATTGGCGATGGGTTCGCACGGGCGTTCGGAGTATCAGCTCGACGGCTGGTGGGCGATCTTCGATCCGGCCGGACCCGACGGTTATCCGAAACCACTCTGGAACATGCGCACCGGCGTCATCGATAAAAGCGTCGTGCAATACGCGCGCGATCACGGCTACGATTTGGTTGCCTACATGAAGGCACAGTGGCCGAAGATCGGTCCCGATCTGACCGGCAAGCTACGCTTCTTCGTCGGCGACATGGACAGCTATTTCCTCAACCTTGCCGTCTATAAGGCACAGGACTTCTTGCAGAGCGTTACGCCGAACCCGAAAGCGACGTTCGAATACGGGCGTCCGATGAAAGGCCACGGCTGGCATCCGATGACCTGGGCCGCGTTGTTAGAGATGATGGCGCGGGACGTGCGCAACGCGACGCCGGCGGGCGTAAGCAACGCGGAGTGGAACTACTAG